The following proteins are co-located in the Engraulis encrasicolus isolate BLACKSEA-1 chromosome 2, IST_EnEncr_1.0, whole genome shotgun sequence genome:
- the mgrn1b gene encoding E3 ubiquitin-protein ligase MGRN1b isoform X1, whose product MGSILSRRIAGVEDIDIQANSAYRFPPKSGNYFASHFFMGGEKFDTPHPEGYLFGENMDLNFLGNRPVQFPYVTPAPHEPVKTLRSLVNIRKDSLRLVRYKDDADSPTEEGAKPKVLYGVEFTFDSDARVAITIHCQAFEEFSNGMAVYTPKVPTMASETVHYKRGVSQQFSLPAFKIDFSEWKEEDLNFDLDRGVFPMVIQAVVDEGDDCLGHAHVLLAAFERHMDGSFSVKPLKQKQIVDRVSYLLQEIYGIENKNNQETKPSDDENNDNSNECVVCLSDLRDTLILPCRHLCLCNSCADTLRYQANNCPICRLPFRALLQIRAVRKKPGTMSPVSFSPVLAQTMDHDEHSSSDSVPPGFEPISLLEAMNGLRPVSPGIPSAPLYDEINFSSAGGVGADGRPVSPTELPGDGALPKGKVSKSPDSTLRSPSSPIQEEDEEKLSELSDAQPQATLSSCSPVPIEDAAIEDDPESLTPEDEVLLSDREREILEDSCSEHNSLSKAESDPTEEDLSLPGSSESTESLKSEGTNCSSQPLLSAHSSLHMEDD is encoded by the exons atgggCTCAATACTAAGTCGGCGGATCGCTGGCGTTGAGGATATTGACATCCAGGCTAACTCTGCATACAGATTCCCACCCAAGTCTG GAAACTATTTTGCCAGTCACTTTTTCATGGGGGGAGAGAAGTTTGACACACCACATCCAGAGGGCTACCTGTTTGGGGAAAATATGGATTTAAACTTCCTTGGAAACCGTCCAGTCCAG TTTCCATACGTCACACCAGCACCCCATGAGCCTGTTAAAACTTTGAGAAGTCTCGTCAACATCAGGAAAGACTCTCTGCGTCTTGTCAG GTACAAAGACGATGCAGACAGCCCCACAGAAGAGGGTGCTAAGCCCAAGGTCTTGTATGGAGTGGAGTTCACCTTCGATTCAGACGCCCGAGTGGCCATCACCATCCATTGCCAGGCTTTTGAAGAATTCAGCAATGGGATGGCTGT GTATACTCCAAAGGTTCCCACCATGGCTTCTGAGACGGTGCACTACAAGAGAGGAGTGAGCCAGCAGTTCTCCTTACCGGCATTCAAAATTGATTTCTCTGAATGGAAAGAGGAAGAT CTGAATTTTGACCTTGATCGAGGTGTCTTCCCCATGGTCATCCAAGCAGTGGTGGATGAAGGAGATG ATTGCCTAGGACATGCACACGTATTGCTCGCAGCTTTTGAAAGG CACATGGACGGGAGCTTCTCTGTGAAACCTTTGAAGCAGAAACAAATT GTGGACCGGGTGAGCTATCTGCTACAGGAGATCTATGGGATTGAGAACAAGAACAACCAGGAGACAAAG CCCTCGGATGACGAGAACAACGATAACAGCAacgagtgtgtggtgtgtctgtcggACCTGCGGGACACCCTGATCCTCCCCTGCAGACACCTGTGTCTCTGCAACTCCTGTGCCGACACGCTGCGCTACCAGGCCAACAACTGCCCCATCTGCCGCTTac CGTTCAGAGCGCTTCTGCAGATCCGGGCGGTCAGGAAGAAGCCTGGAACCATGTCTCCGGTGTCCTTCAGCCCCGTGCTAGCTCAGACCATGGACCACGACGAGCACTCG AGCTCGGACTCGGTTCCTCCCGGCTTCGAGCCCATCTCTCTGCTAGAGGCCATGAACGGTCTTCGGCCCGTGTCCCCCGGGATCCCCTCCGCCCCTCTCTACGATGAGATCAACTTCTCCTCTGCAGGGGGAGTAGGTGCGGACGGACGGCCAGTCAGCCCCACAGAGCTGCCCGGGGACGGTGCTCTGCCGAAGGGCAAAGTCAGCAAGTCTCCGGACAG CACCCTGCGGTCCCCTTCCTCGCCCAtccaggaggaggatgaggagaagctGTCTGAGCTGTCCGATGCCCAGCCCCAGGCCACCCTGTCCAGCTGCAGCCCTGTGCCCATAGAA GATGCCGCAATAGAGGACGACCCAGAGTCCCTCACACCTGAGGATG AGGTTCTTCTGTCGGATCGGGAACGAGAGATTCTGGAGGATAGTTGCAGCGAGCACAACAGCCTGTCCAAGGCAGAGAGCGACCCTACAGAAGAAGACCTCTCTCTCCCAG GGTCGTCCGAGTCCACGGAGAGTCTGAAAAGCGAGGGCACCAACTGCTCCAGCCAGCCTCTCCTGAGTGCCCACAGCAGTTTGCACATGGAGGATGATTAG
- the mgrn1b gene encoding E3 ubiquitin-protein ligase MGRN1b isoform X2, whose protein sequence is MGSILSRRIAGVEDIDIQANSAYRFPPKSGNYFASHFFMGGEKFDTPHPEGYLFGENMDLNFLGNRPVQFPYVTPAPHEPVKTLRSLVNIRKDSLRLVRYKDDADSPTEEGAKPKVLYGVEFTFDSDARVAITIHCQAFEEFSNGMAVYTPKVPTMASETVHYKRGVSQQFSLPAFKIDFSEWKEEDLNFDLDRGVFPMVIQAVVDEGDDCLGHAHVLLAAFERHMDGSFSVKPLKQKQIVDRVSYLLQEIYGIENKNNQETKPSDDENNDNSNECVVCLSDLRDTLILPCRHLCLCNSCADTLRYQANNCPICRLPFRALLQIRAVRKKPGTMSPVSFSPVLAQTMDHDEHSSSDSVPPGFEPISLLEAMNGLRPVSPGIPSAPLYDEINFSSAGGVGADGRPVSPTELPGDGALPKGKVSKSPDSTLRSPSSPIQEEDEEKLSELSDAQPQATLSSCSPVPIEDAAIEDDPESLTPEDEVLLSDREREILEDSCSEHNSLSKAESDPTEEDLSLPALGPEACSIGMEE, encoded by the exons atgggCTCAATACTAAGTCGGCGGATCGCTGGCGTTGAGGATATTGACATCCAGGCTAACTCTGCATACAGATTCCCACCCAAGTCTG GAAACTATTTTGCCAGTCACTTTTTCATGGGGGGAGAGAAGTTTGACACACCACATCCAGAGGGCTACCTGTTTGGGGAAAATATGGATTTAAACTTCCTTGGAAACCGTCCAGTCCAG TTTCCATACGTCACACCAGCACCCCATGAGCCTGTTAAAACTTTGAGAAGTCTCGTCAACATCAGGAAAGACTCTCTGCGTCTTGTCAG GTACAAAGACGATGCAGACAGCCCCACAGAAGAGGGTGCTAAGCCCAAGGTCTTGTATGGAGTGGAGTTCACCTTCGATTCAGACGCCCGAGTGGCCATCACCATCCATTGCCAGGCTTTTGAAGAATTCAGCAATGGGATGGCTGT GTATACTCCAAAGGTTCCCACCATGGCTTCTGAGACGGTGCACTACAAGAGAGGAGTGAGCCAGCAGTTCTCCTTACCGGCATTCAAAATTGATTTCTCTGAATGGAAAGAGGAAGAT CTGAATTTTGACCTTGATCGAGGTGTCTTCCCCATGGTCATCCAAGCAGTGGTGGATGAAGGAGATG ATTGCCTAGGACATGCACACGTATTGCTCGCAGCTTTTGAAAGG CACATGGACGGGAGCTTCTCTGTGAAACCTTTGAAGCAGAAACAAATT GTGGACCGGGTGAGCTATCTGCTACAGGAGATCTATGGGATTGAGAACAAGAACAACCAGGAGACAAAG CCCTCGGATGACGAGAACAACGATAACAGCAacgagtgtgtggtgtgtctgtcggACCTGCGGGACACCCTGATCCTCCCCTGCAGACACCTGTGTCTCTGCAACTCCTGTGCCGACACGCTGCGCTACCAGGCCAACAACTGCCCCATCTGCCGCTTac CGTTCAGAGCGCTTCTGCAGATCCGGGCGGTCAGGAAGAAGCCTGGAACCATGTCTCCGGTGTCCTTCAGCCCCGTGCTAGCTCAGACCATGGACCACGACGAGCACTCG AGCTCGGACTCGGTTCCTCCCGGCTTCGAGCCCATCTCTCTGCTAGAGGCCATGAACGGTCTTCGGCCCGTGTCCCCCGGGATCCCCTCCGCCCCTCTCTACGATGAGATCAACTTCTCCTCTGCAGGGGGAGTAGGTGCGGACGGACGGCCAGTCAGCCCCACAGAGCTGCCCGGGGACGGTGCTCTGCCGAAGGGCAAAGTCAGCAAGTCTCCGGACAG CACCCTGCGGTCCCCTTCCTCGCCCAtccaggaggaggatgaggagaagctGTCTGAGCTGTCCGATGCCCAGCCCCAGGCCACCCTGTCCAGCTGCAGCCCTGTGCCCATAGAA GATGCCGCAATAGAGGACGACCCAGAGTCCCTCACACCTGAGGATG AGGTTCTTCTGTCGGATCGGGAACGAGAGATTCTGGAGGATAGTTGCAGCGAGCACAACAGCCTGTCCAAGGCAGAGAGCGACCCTACAGAAGAAGACCTCTCTCTCCCAG CTCTAGGTCCTGAGGCCTGCTCTATTGGTATGGAAGAGTAA
- the ubald1b gene encoding UBA-like domain-containing protein 1b: MDELKHQVMINQFVLTAGCAADQAKQLLQAAHWQFETALSTFFQETNIPYNHHQMMCTPANTPATPPNFPDALTMFSRLKASESFSSAGSPRGGSMSSMMATSPPPPPQVNWAMSPPAAPVPQGLWTSAGPCAPQAGPPGWPTSASAAAAAAAAAATQACPGQMVSMAMEAER, translated from the exons ATGGACGAATTAAAACACCAAGTCATGATTAATCAGTTTGTTCTAACTGCTGGTTGTGCGGCAGACCAAGCAAAGCAGCTTTTACAAGCGGCACATTGGCAGTTTGAG ACTGCTCTTAGCACATTCTTTCAAGAAACGAATATACCGTACAATCACCACCAAATG ATGTGCACTCCGGCGAACACGCCAGCGACGCCCCCCAACTTCCCGGACGCGCTCACCATGTTCTCTCGCCTCAAGGCCTCGGAGAGCTTCTCCTCGGCCGGCAGCCCGCGCGGCGGCTCCATGTCCTCCATGATGGCCACCTCCCCGCCGCCGCCGCCTCAGGTCAACTGGGCCATGAGCCCCCCGGCAGCACCCGTTCCCCAGGGCCTGTGGACCTCAGCCGGGCCTTGCGCCCCCCAGGCAGGCCCGCCGGGATGGCCCACCTCCGCCTCCGCAgccgcagcagccgcagcagcagccgccACACAAGCCTGCCCAGGGCAGATGGTCTCCATGGCGATGGAGGCGGAGAGATGA